From the genome of Lotus japonicus ecotype B-129 chromosome 6, LjGifu_v1.2, one region includes:
- the LOC130724793 gene encoding F-box/kelch-repeat protein At1g57790-like, with protein sequence MRSSVTIWMFPARDLATVKALHPSLKSVLFRDRTRDLVSHTQSALPTELPFLDKTMKRKNHKEGVLLLPDWSKMPTEMLEQVCKLLTIPNQVRFITVCKSWLSANTSKKAYHWIPDAPWLVSNDCTSTEFQVISTTDKQAYNISKPFSPLQNTIIVGSSKGWLILRSDQSLFILNLFSKLRLDLPPIRTMSCLLCSKGDDCFGMHTPVAFTISMCPNMNPTLVAIVTYKGDLGWCKVGDTTWKCYHTSDKVYSNVAFHDNKLYAVERGGLKVNMFKYDEGVLVQVGSVESTDPIEHAPNLSRTIRSYCMTIYLVECGGNVLVVKRFSDDTKFHTPTIDFVIFEVDENCTTPQLVKVENLDDHVLFVSNINIECLDAKFCPTFQRDSVYFTGFSENSFITEVGVFSISDRTIHKIPLNNPQMHSPSSIWMMPRFSFECDCEVCTSTPWFRPRQLRKRHM encoded by the exons ATGCGGTCATCGGTCACCATTTGGATGTTTCCAGCTCGGGATTTAGCCACAGTTAAGGCTCTTCATCCTTCCTTAAAGAGTGTACTGTTTCGGGATCGAACCCGAGATCTCGTCTCACATACTCAGTCTGCATTGCCAACTGAGCTTCCCTTCTTAG ataAAAC GATGAAAAGGAAGAATCATAAGGAAGGCGTGCTACTACTACCAGACTGGTCAAAGATGCCAACAGAGATGTTGGAGCAGGTTTGCAAGCTTCTAACGATTCCAAATCAGGTTCGATTCATTACTGTGTGCAAGAGTTGGCTTTCTGCTAACACATCCAAGAAAGCCTACCATTGGATCCCTGACGCACCCTGGCTTGTCAGTAACGACTGCACTAGCACTGAGTTTCAG GTCATAAGCACCACAGACAAGCAAGCCTACAATATTTCCAAACCCTTCAGCCCTTTGCAGAACACCATAATTGTAGGGTCCTCGAAAGGGTGGTTGATTCTCAGATCTGATCAAAGTCTATTTATCCTCAACCTCTTTTCGAAGCTTCGCCTTGACCTCCCTCCTATTAGAACGATGTCATGTTTGCTTTGTTCCAAGGGTGATGATTGCTTTGGCATGCACACACCCGTAGCTTTCACAATTTCAATGTGTCCCAACATGAACCCCACCTTGGTCGCAATAGTCACTTACAAGGGTGACCTTGGGTGGTGCAAGGTGGGAGACACTACATGGAAATGTTACCACACAAGTGATAAAGTCTACTCCAACGTGGCTTTTCATGATAACAAGCTTTATGCCGTGGAACGAGGTGGTTTGAAAGTGAACATGTTCAAGTATGATGAGGGAGTGCTTGTTCAG GTTGGTAGTGTGGAATCCACTGACCCAATTGAACATGCTCCTAATCTATCAAGAACCATTAGGTCCTATTGCATGACCATTTACTTGGTGGAATGTGGAGGGaatgttttggttgtgaagagaTTCTCTGATGACACCAAATTTCACACACCTACTAtagattttgttatttttgaGGTGGATGAAAACTGCACCACGCCTCAATTAGTGAAGGTGGAGAATTTGGATGATCATGTTTTGTTTGTGTCTAACATCAACATTGAATGTCTTGATGCAAAGTTTTGTCCAACGTTTCAGCGTGATAGCGTGTATTTCACTGGCTTCTCAGAAAACTCCTTCATTACTGAAGTGGGAGTGTTCTCTATTTCAGATAGAACTATACATAAGATTCCTCTCAATAACCCTCAGATGCACTCTCCATCTTCAATTTGGATGATGCCCAGATTCTCGTTTGAATGTGATTGTGAAGTGTGCACCTCTACACCGTGGTTTAGGCCCAGACAATTGAGGAAAAGACatatgtga